In a single window of the Elaeis guineensis isolate ETL-2024a chromosome 6, EG11, whole genome shotgun sequence genome:
- the LOC105046511 gene encoding cycloartenol-C-24-methyltransferase 1 — translation MSKSGALDLASGVGGKIDKKEVKSAVEQYEKYHVYFGGDEETRKANYGDMVNKYYDLATSFYEFGWGESFHFAPRWKGESLKESIKRHEHFLALQLGLKRGMKVLDVGCGIGGPLREIARFSSASITGLNNNEYQISRGKELNQLVGLSESCNFVKADFMKMPFSDSTFDAIYAIEATCHAPDVLGCYKEIYRVMKPGQCFAAYEWCMTDHFDPTNESHQKTKAEIELGNGLPDIRTTSQCLEALRLAGFEVEWEKDLALDSPVPWYLPLDTRHFSITSFRLTAFGRLITRTMVKTLEFLGFAPAGSERVSSFLEKAAEGLVEGGRKEIFTPLYFFLARKPL, via the exons ATGTCGAAGTCGGGAGCTCTGGATCTCGCTTCTGGCGTGGGAGGAAAGATCGACAAGAAGGAAGTTAAATCAGCAGTGGAGCA GTATGAGAAATATCATGTCTATTTTGGAGGGGATGAAGAAACAAGAAAAGCCAACTATGGTGACATG GTAAACAAGTACTATGATCTTGCAACAAGCTTCTATGAATTTGGCTGGGGAGAGTCCTTTCACTTTGCTCCCAG ATGGAAAGGGGAATCATTAAAAGAAAGCATCAAGCGCCATGAACATTTTCTTGCCCTACAACTAGGCTTGAAAAGGGGAATGAAG GTTTTGGATGTGGGTTGTGGAATTGGTGGACCCCTACGGGAAATTGCTAGATTTAG CTCGGCATCCATTACCGGATTGAACAACAATGAGTACCAGATATCAAGGGGCAAg GAGCTAAACCAGCTAGTTGGATTGAGCGAGTCCTGCAACTTTGTTAAG GCTGACTTCATGAAAATGCCATTCTCCGATAGTACTTTTGATGCGATATATGCTATAGAAGCAACATGTCATGCACCAGATGTG CTCGGCTGCTATAAGGAGATTTATAGAGTAATGAAGCCTGGCCAATGTTTTGCGGCCTATGAGTGGTGCATGACCGATCACTTTGATCCCACGAATGAAAGCCATCAGAAAACTAAGGCTGAAATCGAGCTTGGTAATGGTCTCCCAGACATAAGAACTACAAGCCAATGCCTTGAAGCCTTAAGACTTGCTGGATTTGAG GTTgaatgggagaaggatcttgcaTTAGATTCTCCTGTGCCATGGTATTTGCCCTTGGATACAAGACATTTCTCCATAACTAGCTTTCGATTGACTGCTTTTGGACGTTTAATTACCAGAACTATG GTTAAGACACTAGAGTTCCTGGGTTTTGCTCCAGCGGGAAGTGAGAGGGTATCATCATTCCTGGAAAAGGCTGCTGAAGGGCTTGTGGAAGGTGGAAG GAAAGAGATTTTCACCCCGTTGTACTTCTTCCTTGCTCGGAAGCCCCTTTGA